The DNA sequence CGGTTGGACTGGATCTAACAGAGCCTGCAAATTCCAATTGGAGCAGCACAACGAGTATCAGatttaaggttggatttatacCACTGCTATGAAAAAATCTAGTTTGAGCATGGCCCTTTTATGATGACACCTGTTATTAAGTTGTCACTCTTTTTTGTAAGAAAAACTAATTATTGTAAGTTATGCAGCATGTTCGGCCTCTAAACGATGATGGTCGCTCCATAAGCAGGGATCTTGATGGGTTACCTGTCACTTGCAGGTAACTCAGGCTTCTTACACAAAATCCTCAGCATTATGAATCATGCTCGACAATGTCTCAGTATTGCCTGAAATGCAGCGGGAGTCCCCACGACAGTATGGTGGTTTTGAAGCAAGAATCTCATTACGCGAAGGCAAATGATCACAGCTTTTTTCGTGTAATGTATCCTGGAATTTGACTCTGTCCAAATCTTATGCTTGAGTTTCCAGATTGTATCTGAATTTCCTTAACAATTCATTTTTGTATTGCTGCCAGCTTAGATTTCAAATAGAGCAAGGAATTCCTCTTCTTTCCAAGTGGATCATATTTAATAAGCTCAAATTTGTCGCGTCAAAGGGAGTCAAATTGGGCCCTGCATTTCTCTTGACAAGGTGATTTCCAGTTATGATGTACTCAAAAAGGATGCATTGACCAGTCAACATGTCTTTATTGGGGCTTTTACTGGCCATTgtaaaatttcttaaattctAAGTCTAGGTGGTTAAAGATAGCACTACTTGAAAGTTTTTCAGTCAAGAGAAGTTGTGAAAAAGCTTGATGATACTTCTATATAAACTTTAAAAGTGGAAGTATGTGTAGATAGGTTGGAAGCTACAAGGAGGATAGCAgcagtcttgacatcaaatacAAGACTGAAGGATGATATTACAGTTAAAAATGAGCAGGCACTACAGATTGTACTTTATTGCCTGACTAGTCTTGAAGTCTTGAGATATTGGCCTGCTGTCTTGAGATAGTTTATGTCATAGTATATAACATGACATTTCCAATTGCTACTCACTTACCACTTGGACTGACAGTTTGACAGGCGGTTCGATTGTAGGAGACATGGCTCCATATCAAGCATTTGCTATTGGAGGTCTTGGCAGTGTGAGAGGTTATGGTGAGGGTGCAATTGGAGTTGGGAGATCATGCCTGGTTGCTAACAGCGAATTCACATTCCCTCTGGTATGCTTTGGCGCCATCATCTTACTCGTATCTGACGTTCTTATTGCATTTTCTCCGACTTCATATTATAGGCTGCATGTGTAAAAGTTCCACATAGGATGTGTTTGCAATGCTGTTACATAAGCCATTATGGCCTCCTCGTAGTATTTGTTCCATTTGCAGAGCTGCATCTTATTATGCATATGTTGTGAGGGCAGTCAGCCAAACCTGGTTCATGTTGGTTGATGTCACTAATTTTTCGCTGAAATACCATAATGGGTTAGGTGTTTTgctgtgcttttttttttttctcctcctccaagGTTGATTTATCGCATCTTGCTTATTCCATTTAAGGGTTCGTCTTCTTTCTGAAACTGGAGTTTTATTGTTCTGATATTTCCTCTACCTGGATTTGCATCCCTTGGTCTCTACTTTCTCTCTGAGCCTTTTTCTTCATGAACTAGTATTCCTGTATCTGCATTTAAGCCTTCACCAGCTTCCACTGTCATCTGAAAGACTGAAACTGTCTTATGATAAATTAATGGGAGAAAATACATTGGCTATGTTCATTGATGTTGGATGATGGAAATGAAGTGGGGTTTATCTTAAATATTTGATTAGTATACTCTTCAATTGTCAAATGGAGCATTGTTATGTGAAGATGTATCTTGTGTTGGCTATGATTCCGTCAGAACGAGACACTGGAAGGTGCAATATTTTTGGATGGTGGGACAGACTTGGGCTCTGGTCGTCATGTACCCGGTAACTTTCAATTCCTATTTATTGACAAGTACATCTACGAGTGGCAAATTGAAAATGCTGTCTTTCACTCATAAATTCATATTAAACAGATTTGTACTGCATTAGTTTATAAACCAGTGACCTCATAAAGTCCTTCATTCTACCTGTCATCATATTGATCTGACAAAGCCGCACTAACAATTTTACAAGTTGAGGCTTGCTGGAAAGCTTATAACCATTGCTATAAATCTTGAACTGGAGTAGTCGGCTCTTTGCAAAGGGCATATCCTTTGCCTAACTAGTTCCCATGTAATTGATACTATTGTCAATACTCAAGAAAGCACCAAAATAGTGTGATAGTGTTTGATATCGGTTGCGGAAAGAGAGTGCAATTCATTTGGGTATTCATTTATCTGTGGACTCCTACCTTATCAACGTTGTGCTGGGGTTTCCAGGAAATCCATCTCTCAGGCAGGGAAAACCAGGTTCGGGAATAGGAGTTGGATACGGCCTCAGATTCAAGTCTCAGTTTGGTCATTTCCAAGTTGATTGTGCCATCAATGCATTTCAACAGAAAACTCTCTCTTTTGGCATCAGCAACCTCACTTCATGACTTGCTTCAACCCTGAGGGCCTCAAACACCATTTCTTCTGCCTCTTATTTAAGAGCTGAAGCTGATTGATGGCAGTTCTGCTCAGCTCTGGACAGTACAATTACCTGCCTTTTTTGTCAGCATTCCGTTCGATAGTCTGGACATGTCGGGAGTAGAAGCTGTAAGCACTCAATCCTCTTCAAATTTAGGAAACTCACAAAGTGAAAGGGATGAGCATTTTTTACAGAGAGAAGCTAGAGGCTGGGTTCTGgttcaattttcaaatccttATACGTCTAATGTTTCCAGAACTGAGATTCAAGCGAGACTTACCAAGCAAAAAGTTACACTCTCTTTTCCATTTAGGTTTCTCGTTAATGGTTCGCAGAATATCTCATCTTCTTTCCCATAATACACTTTTATACACAATGTTATGATAAGAAAGCCATGACATTATTTTCGAGAAATTTCGTGTTTGTTATGTTATTATTCTTGAAAAATTATACAGAATCAAGTCAAATATCAGCCCAAAAAATCACCAGGGCAACGTGATAGGTACTTTGGAAATCCTCTCAAACTCATATTTACAGGACGAGTTACTGGCTCTATAGGAGCACTTGACAGTTTCTTAAGGCGAGGAGATATCGTTAACGTTTGCTCACGCGGTCATAATGTCTGTCATAAGTGTGTGAAACCTCCTAGGGGTCGGAGGAGCCATAACCCATAAGCACAGCGGTCGTGGCTTCCATTCGATGTTTCACACCGAGTGTCGAATTTCCTTCTCACAGAGATAATTGCTGGAACCGAATTCTGCGGGGTCTTGTACGAGCGTCTAATTCTCACATAATTCATGCACCAGTGCAGTTCGAGGAAGTTCTTTGGGATTTGACAACAATCACGATCCGGATCCCCTGGCAGCAACTCATGCACAACAACTAAAGAAGTGTCCCCATCTGTCATTGAACGCGTGCATTTGTGCTCGCGCGTGCCCGTGTGCACGTGAGGGAGAGACTGCAATCAATATCATTAGCAGGCTAAATAAAATCTAATCACATtacgggattttctcattctttcCCAAAATTATGAATTTGGTCGAGTCCGCTGAGTAACAAACACTTTGAGGATCAAAAGGGCGAGGACAAGCAAAGGCAAGTCGATAAAACTCACCAAACCACTGCCAAAGTAGAACATCAAGTGGATACGGTATTGATAGATATAATAGAAGTTGAACCAATAGCACAATCTGTACAGATAGTTTTCACTCAGCAGGCATCTAACAGAGATTTCTCATTCACAATTGCTGATCCATTAGCTAGATTTCTTCACCGCGCAGCCAATTACAAAGGTAATGTTTACTCTCCAACGACCGAATAAGTAAAAAGAAGCACCAAACTACATAAAACTGTGTTATTTTGGAAATATAACAACAACACTGATAAACTTATAGTTCTGTCAACACAAATTGAGACCCGCATGTGTAATTCTTACAACCAGCCAAACTAATCTCTTCGACTCTGCTGCCGTGATAAATAGTTGAGCACCTTGAGAACGAATCTCCCCAGGTGATCGAATCTCCCTGCAACAGTAAGGATCTATGTACACTCTCAAAG is a window from the Rhodamnia argentea isolate NSW1041297 chromosome 8, ASM2092103v1, whole genome shotgun sequence genome containing:
- the LOC115735280 gene encoding outer envelope protein 39, chloroplastic isoform X1, translated to MGAQKSIHAGKAKIDVNVDFSQKLCASLMLPSFRGSQSPLSLIIGSLCIKHPNLFGGSEKLDVSWDKGPYDSNALIAYRRPRPEWLSQQSFVIQHSVSPEIGVHGTPTDNFSRSGSGGVNLSQFSVGLDLTEPANSNWSSTTSIRFKHVRPLNDDGRSISRDLDGLPVTCSGSPHDSMVVLKQESHYAKANDHSFFRLRFQIEQGIPLLSKWIIFNKLKFVASKGVKLGPAFLLTSLTGGSIVGDMAPYQAFAIGGLGSVRGYGEGAIGVGRSCLVANSEFTFPLNETLEGAIFLDGGTDLGSGRHVPGNPSLRQGKPGSGIGVGYGLRFKSQFGHFQVDCAINAFQQKTLSFGISNLTS
- the LOC115735280 gene encoding outer envelope protein 39, chloroplastic isoform X2 → MVSGSEAKIDVNVDFSQKLCASLMLPSFRGSQSPLSLIIGSLCIKHPNLFGGSEKLDVSWDKGPYDSNALIAYRRPRPEWLSQQSFVIQHSVSPEIGVHGTPTDNFSRSGSGGVNLSQFSVGLDLTEPANSNWSSTTSIRFKHVRPLNDDGRSISRDLDGLPVTCSGSPHDSMVVLKQESHYAKANDHSFFRLRFQIEQGIPLLSKWIIFNKLKFVASKGVKLGPAFLLTSLTGGSIVGDMAPYQAFAIGGLGSVRGYGEGAIGVGRSCLVANSEFTFPLNETLEGAIFLDGGTDLGSGRHVPGNPSLRQGKPGSGIGVGYGLRFKSQFGHFQVDCAINAFQQKTLSFGISNLTS